TAGTTCTTGGCCACGTGTAATTCCTTTGGTGTGAACTGTCTGTGTGTCTTACTCATTGTTCTCAAAGAGCAATCAACTTTCCTTCCTTGATTTGTAAAACAATCTCAGAATACTAGAGAAAGTAGCTGTTTGGCTATCATGTATGTTATGAATATGACATTATTTATGTCTTCAAATTTTTTCTGGGCTGGTGTtggtatgtgtttattttttcaaaaattaaaagttatcTTTCTAAATATCATGCCAAATAGTCTGTTGctgtgttaatttttttgtttcttgtcctCCTGAGGAAGAGATTCCCTtccaaaatattataaacatattcaGTTACGTGTTCTTCACatacttttatggttttattttgctaCAGGTAGGTCATTCATCCACCTAAACTTCACTATAGGCAGTAGGAAGGCATCCAGctttacattttccaaatgacTAGTCATTTTCCCTGTTGCTATTTATTCAACAACCTAGCCTTTTCCCCCGATTCAAAATGCAACTTTATTATGTGATAAggtatagagagagagatagatggatagataatataagtagatgatagatagatagatagatagatagatagatagatagatggctATTCTAATGTGTCTTTTCCTTTGCCACCCACATAATCTAATTTCTGAAGAGTCATACTGCTGTGATATCTGATAAAAGTGCTACAGGTCTTGATCCCACTTAGCTTTCATTAAAGAATTTTCCTAGATGTTTCCCCATATTACCTTTTTCAGCTGATCTTTCAAATGACTTTAGtcctacttaaaaataaaacaaccagtTGGGGCTATATTGCTTAAATACCCCTTTTCTCAGTCCCCGCTGTATACCAAATGTATTGAATCCTAATGCTTTTCCATGCTGTAGTCACTTTGGTACCTCCCAATCACCTTGGCTCAGTCACCAAGGTGAGCTTGCTGGTCCCCAGATTTAATCATTTCCTTTTGCTGCTGGATATCTGTCAAtgactttccatttatttgaggATACAGCCCAGACATTTCAATGTGGCATACAGGACCTCTGTCTACTCATTCATCTTGACTATGTATTACCGGTACTTCATACTTCATTCACCACCTTCCCTCCAGTCATTACAAAACTTTCTGTGTTCCCCAAACAAGCCGTGTTCTCTCTACTCTGTGCTTTTCTCCCTGTCTGGACTGCCCTCCCCCACTTTTCTCACACTCACCCTTTTGAGGTCAGGTGTCATATCCTCTGTGACACATACTTTAAATCTCTGCTCCATTCTGCATTAGGTGTCCTTCCTTCATCAGAACCCCATTCCTAGACTCTATCGGGGTATATTAAAGTCACCTATCCACTTACATCTCTTCTCTGCCCAACAAGAATCCCCTTCAGGATGCCATCTCTTTCTTTATTCCCAGAACTCATCATTGTATCTATTATATAATCCACCCTTAATTCATGTTTGCTGAGCAAATGAATCAAAAGTGACACCAGCTAGGATTGATTTGAAATAGATTTCAGTCTTAATTCTAGCCTTTTCCAGATTCTAAGagccacctgcattccttggctcagaGAACCATCCCTCCATCTCTAAAAACAGAAATGTAGCATCTTCCCTTCACTCTCACCTTTGCTCTTATCCTTACCTTGTCTCCTCTGACTCTGACGCTTCTGCCTCCATCTTATAAGGttccttgtgattacattggacccTCCAAGTTAATCCAGGATGATTTTCCTATCTCCAGATCTTTAACTCACTCATATTTGCAAAGTGCCTTCTGTTGTGCAAGGAAATATATTCACAAATTCCAGGGATTGGGATGTTAACATCTTGGGAGGTAGGGTGGAGTATTGTTCAGCCAACCATGCCTTCTCTTGAAAGTTTTTTTGACCTCTTGAGTtagaattaatttctttttctctggatcCCACAATGTCCCAAATATGACAATTTTTAGAACTACTCTGAATTTTGGGATCAACTTTTCtatgttttctgtcattttcttggtGGCAAAATTACGTATTCCATCTGTGCAGTCAGACTGGCCTGAGTCTGGAcctaggagttccttcttttcccATGTAGAAGAGAGGTGTATTGTAGTTGGGGAAGAGAACAGAAGCAGGGACAAGAGTTCTCATCCAATCCTCTGCTCTAACACCTACTAGTAAGACATAGCACCAATTGCTCAGTTCCCACATCTGGAACATGGAGATAATTACAGTATTTACCACATATGTTTCTTGTGAGTATTAATAAGTGAAcatatgaaaattatttgaaacagTGATTGGCACATAATATTCATTCaaagctgttattattattttccacttgTGAGATTACTATGAGAATTAAAGAGACAGTAGATACTGCACAATGCAGGGCACACAGTAAATTTTCAATGCACTCTAGCTTATGCTTTATCATCATCTGTGTTAAATATAACAGGTTAAAGTTGTCAAATAGAGTAAAGAAAGATAGGAGTTTAGTGAAATGGACTCAACTTTGTGCCATCAATCTGAAGTATTTCTGGTTCTCTTAATTTTGGGCTCAGTAGGACCACAGGATTAAGAGATATGAAAGGTCCCTGATGTTGTGATGGATAGATTTTATTAGTTTCAATGATAAAGTAGTAATGACTGCAGGCTTTTAACTATTACAgagtattttcaaatatattatctcATGGGTCCATGTTGTGATTTAGTGTTAACTCCAGGCAATGCTAGCAATCTAATGGATATTTGATTATTTAGGCTTCCTAGGCCATTGTTATTCTTATCATTTAGTGGCCTTTATGTTCTTTACATCATGGGATATTCGAGTGTTACCCATTTGTTTCCAAGGTACAATGAGCTGTCCCACTCAAATGCTCACAGTAAGGATAGAAATTGTATAATCATCTTCCTCTCTCACAAATGAAGCAACAGCAAAGTGGTACACCATCTCAGCTGTTTCAAGTTCCTCAAATAAGTTTTACTTTTGCAAAACGAACCTCTAACTTCCTACATTCTGTGAGCTGAGTTATAATCAACATGACTGCCAGCCAcgtttgttgtaattttttaaatatgtggaaaaaaagaaagatatcgACCATGTATTACCTTAACCAAGATGCCAAATTATCTAACTTGTTTCTCCAGGCAAGCAGCCCAACCACAGGGACAGCTCCCAGGAGCCAGTCAAGgttgtctgtctgtccgtccacTCAGGACATCTGCAGGTAAGTGCTCAGCAAATGATTCTCCTCAATGTGTTTAGACCAatgttttgtattcttgttttACATTCTGAGACTGTGTGGCTCTTGCTTCTGCCTTATGTTGTCCTTTAACAATTTATGCAgccttaagggttttttttttttcctttagtgcattttcttcatttgatcTTTGTTTACCAACTTCTGGTCCATGCTATCATTTTCAtcactctctctctgttttcccatAGCTTTCCTCTCCATTCCCATTTCCCATCCTTTGTCTGCTGCTTTATCTAGATCTGCCATCTTGCATGACATGTCAGAAGATGCATTTGAGCAATGCACCCCTGTCGTGGTGCTGAGCCCTGCTAGGAAGGAGTCTGGTAAGAAATCAGTAAAACAGAGGcccaggaggaggaaaagggccTCTGAGAGATATGAGCATGCAGAAGAACAAataagagggagaagaaatgatTTTCACCTCCAGATCTCAAGACCCAGATGGAGTGAGCTTTACACAGATTCTTCAGATTCACCTTCCAAAGATGAGAGTCATTGGATCCAGACAAAAGGAAGAGCCCAAGAGAAATTCTGACTGTcacaaagaaggagaaataataataaatcatgtGGAAACTTGGGTGGGGCTTCTGTTCCTAATGGAATTGATCTGATAAATTTGGGCTCCAAAGGCAAAAAGCAACAAGAGTTGATTGAATGTGGGAGTGTCCCTTTAAATCTCTGGAGGGGAAAAGGCACAAGGTACCAAGAGTGCAGTCTTTCCCTGCCTAGGGGATCCTTCGAGATTAAGAGATCCTCAAGGAACCATGAAGAAAGCAAAGGCAGATCCTACCACAGGGACCCACGGCTCTTGCATAGTCTTAGGCTAATGACCCCATCAACAAAAGATTTTCAGAAACAGATTCCACCACTGAAATACTGGCAGGAACAGAAGGCGGCAAGTATGTGGATGATGCAGCTTTCCAGGTGAATGACTGTCTTCATAAACCTCCTGCCACCTACCGTGACGGGTCTGAGCATTTGAAAGTATGCAGGTCAGTCGCTCTAAAGAAACACTTGGTGCCATGCAAATGTTTTGTCTTTCTGCTGTGAGTTAGTTGTGCGTTTGACATTACCCttaaaacagaacatttttttcaaattgttatttGTCTGGTTGTATATAAGGAGGTAAAAATGAGAAGAGGTGGGTCAGAGAAGAACAATAGAATTTgatttcccctttgccccccttgtTTTAAATTGAATAATGGTTTATCCTAGTAAAGGGGCTGACAAACCAGTTGAGTCTTGTACTCATTCTAGTTAAGACAAGACTATTGGAGGAAATATGAGTGAGAGACTCTTCAAAGCAAATTTGGTGAGCCGTTAGCACCCTGACAGAAAAATATTCAAGGCTTAAGGTTTTAAAGGTCAGAATTTTGTATCAGACAGGTCTCCGCTGCAGTTGGTGCTAATTTGTTCTCCAATTGTTTGACTCAGCAGggtaatttaaaactgaaaggaCACAGACACGGGTCAGGGACACGTCAGTGGGGTTGCTGGAACCTTCAGGGAAGGAGACCACATTAACTTCAGTGATAATCATGTATTAAAAGGTCTCAACATGCAGGCGTTTCATAGCTATAAAACTGCCTTCTTGTGCTTTTTGCCCAGCTgtacacattttcaaaatacttcaatattaaaaagagTCATAGGACTGTCCATGCTGTTATTTATGAATGACACGattttaaacaaaacatatttAACGTGGATTCTGTCAGGGAGCAAGTGAAGTTTTTGTTGCATAATGCTTTGTTGTTTGGGCTTATTTGTATAAAACTGCAGTTACTTTATAAACTATGTGTGTTTCATGGGAATCATGTAACCCAGAGGATGGGGCCTATGTCCATTCAGGGCAGGGCCAGAGGAGAATTAAACTCTGGGTGTAGATAAATTAGAATGGTTTGTTTCTCTGAAAGTTTTATAAGCAAGTCATTCATACAATgcccattcatttgttcattcaagcACCTATTATGCATCAGGTTTTATTCTAGGCTTGAAAATATCCTAAGGCACGAGATCTATATGGTCTCTGACATCTTAGCTCATGGTTGGCTGGGGGTAACAGTCACAAAAGTCTTTCACAGTTATACCTGTTTTTGATTGTGATAAGGAATGTGAAAACACATGACTAAAAAGGAAGCTTTACTTATTCTGGGAATCAGAGAAAAACTCTTTTAAGGAAGTGATAAGCTAACTGGGGCCCAAAGGATGACAGGAATTGATCAAAGAAagccgtgggggtgggggggcacgtccAACAGGAGTGCCACTACGTGAAGCCAGGATGAGGGAAGGAGTTTAGCAATCCAGGGAGTTGACAGCGGGCTGTGGTGGCCAGTGTGGtgagtggggggatgggtgggagaGATGAGGCCTGAGAGGTGGAGAGGGCCCGGCAAACCCTGCTAAGGTATTTAAAGAGAAATGACATCACTATCACTTGATTTACATATTAATGTGAGTTTCTTGTACTCTTTTGAATGTGATTTGTGTGGCTTAGCTAaaatgttggggggggggggtagaatACAACACTATTTCTAGTCTAGACTAAGAACTCCCACTTACAGCCGTCTGCTGTCATTTCCCAAATCTCTTTCCAACATAATTGAATGAAAGACAGTCAAAGAAACTTATTGTAGGCTTAATGGTAATTGGAAGAAAAAGTAATGCTTGCAGTTGAAGTCGTAGTGACTGGTTCTCCTAACTTAAAAGCATTGCTCTggaggaacattttcaaagactgGATATTTAACTTAGACTTCTATTAATGAAAGTGAGATCAATGGgcctattgttattatttcttggTGTGAGTTATCATCAAAATATACCCACTAAGCAAATACTAAGGACAGTATATTGTACGAGATGCCAAGGATAAAAAGTGACAAAAGCATTTGATTCTTCCTGTAAGTGGCTTATTATCTATTAGGAGAAATCAAATGCACACCTGAAAAGGTGAAATTTCAAGGCAGTACAGGATGAATTTAAGAAGAGGAATACTGTGggaatttgaagaaagaaaaattgctaAGAGGTGGAACCCCTTAAGAAGAGGGATTATTGGGACTGAGAAAAGTAGGGTTTAGATTGGCCGAGATGTATGGATGGCATTCTAGGCACTCAAAGCAGGGAAAGACCATGAGCCCAGTCCTGGATGTGGGGATGCCACTGTGCACTCAAGAATTCTGTGTGAATTTGTGTGACTAGGTTGGGAGGCTTGCAAAGATTGATTACAACTAAATTTTTGTTAAAGAGATGTTATGAACAAAACATGCACATCCTTCCAAGGGGTTTATGTCTATTCCGTACATCTTCGTTTTCACACTGTTTCCATGAGCCTCTTGGTGCCAGAGAGGCATCCTTAAAAGTTGGGGACAGGTTAAGAGGATTGTACTTTCTTTAGCCCATCTTTAACCAGAGAATTTTCATGATTATCTCTGTCTTATAATGGGGTTCTCTATAATGttcctttaagaagaaaagaagattcCACtgcaaaagaaaatacagaagagcTTTTGCTAAATAGAAGAGGCTCGATGAAGAACAGCGTACACAGAGTAGTCACGGGGTCCTGAGGGTGCACGGGGAAGGGCAACTAGATTTAGGAGAATGAGTTGCGATGTAGTGGAAGTATCCTACTTTGAGATAACTAGGACTAGGATTGTAGAGGATAATGAAAGGGGGAACATTGGCATACTGGCTCCCACCAGGTGAATAGGAATGACCTTAATGCTTGGACTTGGTGAGAGCCTAAGACAAAGGAGTCAATAATGACTCCAAACCTTGGAACTTGGGAGACAATAAATGCTGATGTTACTGACAGGGGCAGAAGAGGTCAGATCAAGTTGGTTTGGGAAAGACACGGAGAAATCAATTACAGGCAGGCTATTTTTTGTtgcagtgattttcaagcatCAGCTGTCCTGCAGACAATAGGAGACATGTCACTGGAATGCCGAAGAGCATCAGGGCTGGCTCTGTATTCAATCATTAGTGAACTATACACAGACCAACACTAAACAATTGCATATTTGCAATTGCTGTTAAATTTATGTATTAGCACAGGGCAATAGcacaaagatattaaaaatgaaaatataatcatGGTCAGAGAGGACATATAGATTCTCAGGGAGGTGACAATGAGGCCAAGGAGGTGAATGAAATCTGTAAGTGAGATCATTTGTAGAAAAAAAGGCTTTGAATGGCCAAGCCTAAGCACCAGGGGCTCCtgtgaaggggagaaaaataacccacaagagaaacagcaattgccTTGAACTTGAGCTCCTGCTGCTTCAGAAATGCATGGGCAGGGCCAGTCTCGGCCACAACCACAAGGCAGAACTTCTAAACCCTTCCTCCTTGGTTCCTAGTATTTAGTCCCCATGAGGACACTCCTTGCTCTTTCCCACCTCATCAAAGCCTTGTTTAGATTATGATTCTCTTAGCCAGTTATAGCTTACAGGAAATTTAAATCATCATGCTATTATATTCACAGTTGTGTGGTAGGAAAagctttgcctttttttaattaaaaatatatatatacctatagaAAAACATGAATTAGATCATGTTTTTCTTAACAGCCTCTGGCAAATTCAGTGGCAAATTCAAAATCTTTAATGTGATTTAGAAGTCCCTGCATGATCTGTCTAGCAGATCTGCCTCTCCAGCTTCAATACCCATCATTAACAACGACCTCTTCAAGCTGGTCTGTCATCAATTCCCTGACAGTGGCCAGGCCTGCCTCTTTTAGATCCTAGGATGCCTGCATGTCACCTCcactcctgcccttccccagacTACCTCCTAGTCATTCTTTCTTGATTTAAATGTCATCTCTTCAGGAACACCTTTATGACTTCCCAAGCACTAATAAGGTTGCCTGGTAGTCAACTTCATGGCCTAATTTTCAATGGCTAACACGGAGATAGTTGTATGAGGGACTGCATCAGATTTGTTCACAGCAGTATTCACATTGCCTGGAAAGGTAGTGCATATTCAACCCAGCTTTTGAATGAATAGACTTAGGGAGAATGAGTTTTTCTAAGGGAGTCATTCTTACTGTGTGAAATCATAGCACTAAGTGGTGGGTTTCCTCACCTTCCTATGGAGCCAACATGTGAAGAATACTCCACAACAGCAGTTCTCACACCTTGATGGACGTTAGTTGACTACAGGGCTTGTTGAAGCACAGGTTGCTGGGCGTaacccagagtttctgattcccTTACTTTGTGGTTGGGCCcatgaatttgcatttctaaaatgtgTCCAGATGATACAGATGTTGTTGACCTAGGGACCATATTTTTAGAACCTCTATTCTTTGCTACATATCCTCTCTGGACTCtaagtggaaagagaaaaggaaatggaaaggatGAATTTGGGAAgcataattattgtttttttatcatATTCTATTGAATGCCAACACAAAGACTAATTCaattattttcctgtatttctcaCTGTTGTGCTGGATGGTGTGGGCCATCTCACTAAAACCGTAGACCCACAAAGTCTGGCTGTACCAGGAACTCGGATGTCATGATTTGGATATTGTTTCCCTTCAACCACTTCCTCATCTCAGCTACCCCGTTCCTGTCTGTGACTCCACAAACCCCCTGAATTTTCAGTTTTAACTATGTTCTTCTGCATTGAACGTATCTGGTCTCTAAGCCCTGCCATTTCCTCCTCTGGATCTTGCTTTTGATCTGCGGTGCCTTCTTTCTCATTGTCCAGGTCTCATTTTGGTCCACACTCCACATCCACCCCTTAGCCAGCTACCTGCTTGAGTCAGGGCTCTCCCACTAGGTTAGAATGGACTGAACATATGCACATAGCCCAAagacacagatgacagtgtggtggtggccagagggacGAGGGTGTGGGGGTTGGGTGGAAGTGagcaaaggggtggggggaaatagggacatCTATAAGagttcagtaataaaaataaagtataaaaaattgACTGAAACCAAgtcaaacaagcaaaaaaagggTGTATTAGCCGCAGAAATAGAAAATCCAGGTATACAGGTGGCTTCGGGGACTCCGGAGACTCaaacaatgtgttttttttttctctctctctctcctctgtgtcttGTTCTTATCTTCTCCAACTGCAGATAAACTTCCACTATATAGCAGAGGGAAGAGACAGTGTGAACAAAGATAGCTTCAGGCTCACATTTTACCAGCAGTGACCTCCCAGAAAAGAGAAATGTTCTCTCCGAGGCGTTGCACACAAAATCTCGGCCTGCCTTAGGGCACATCCTTGGGCTAATCACAGTCACCAGGGCCATGAGGCATTATGCTTTGAGCAAGTCCTTGGATGGGAAAGTTGGATTTAAAAATGTGGCTATTGGAAACCCCTTGAGAACCTTATGAACTGGGAAAAGGGCatctcaacaacaaaaatgagcAGTAGCAGGAACAGAAGACTTGGGGAAAGATTCGGGAGCAAAAATATATAGTAGCACTGTACCGCCATCAAACTCATTTCTTCCCCTCCTACATGCCTTTATCCTTCTCTCCAACTACCCACACTTAGGtatgttatcctcattttttccttttctgtgaagcTTTTCCAAATTGTTTTGGTCCACAATAATCTCTTTTCTTGGAATTCCCATAATTTTTGTagtaaatattacatatttagtATTCAGTTTTTCTCTTATAGTTTCATGTATGTTCTCTTTTCCTTATAGAGTAAGCTCTTAGAAGAAAGGAGCCATTTCCCATACCTATTTGTGCCCTCCACTATACTCAGAACAATCCCACCCTTTAGAAATTCCTCCAGAACTTCTGGGATGGCTTTGTAATCAGTAAATGCTAAGAGCAAAGACTTGGAAAAATCAGGAGCATGGTAATGGAAATTGGGTGGTTCACAGTAAAACAAGGAATAATGAATTCCATCAacggtttctttaaaaaaaaagaagaagaagaagaagagcccAAAAGTAAATAACAACTCCTGGTAATGTTCCAGTTCTAGTTTGAGTTGGATAGCGAGTTTAGATAGGTAGACTTTATATTGTTTTCCTCTAGCCTTCATTTGGcatattctcatttcttcattaagaaaaacaattttgagaaaaaattgGATAAGAAAATGGTAAAGTTATTctgtattttgacttttttaattCTTGCAAGTTGTGGGCACTTTAAAGTAGGTGTGAGAAAATAGGAAATTTCTAAAACTCCAAATGTTTACAGAAGAAGACTCCTATTCAAGAGAAATTGGATCATGCTTCGTGACAAAGCACCTGCATGTATAGAATTGATTtgggtaatttttaaataatatgcttGAGCTCCTAAGAAAATCATGCTTAAACTGGatccttttccccctctgtcatcaTACCTGTATAGTCATTCATTTCACACACTGAACTACTATTTCTGAGGAATTTACTCTGAATTAAGGCAACGTTCTAGAAGCTGGACATATAGTAGAAAATACAGCACTGGCCCATACCTCATGAACTCATATTCCAGTTGGTAAGACAAATAAACAGGCAAATGTAGAAAAATCCATGAATGAAGCTGAAGGAACACATTGAGTCTAGTAGCACAAAGCTGGTTTCCCTGAGGAACTAACAATAAAGGAGAAACCCAAAGGAGAAGTAAGAGTAAGTGGAGCAAGGAGAAGAGATAATCTGTTCCAGGAAAAGGATGTGGCGTATGTGAACACCCAGGGATGAGTGAGATGTGGCATAAAAGGATTTCAGGGCGGCCTGGAAGAGAACAGACAGGGGAATGCTTGACATCCTGGAGTTCTTTACCAACCGGAGTTAGGAGCCTGGACTGTGTTCTGATGACAAGGGGAAATTTCTGTAGACTTTAAGCAAAAGGATGACCCTGCCACTTTTGTGTTTTGGAAGATACTCAAGCTGCTTTTGGAAAGCAGATTGGTGGGTGCAAGACCCAAGTCAAAGGAAACCAGTTAGAAAATCATAGCTGTGTCctagggaagtggtgatggtggttaTGACGTAGATGGatttttacagtattttcaaAGTAAGTCATACAGGACTTGATGATAAATAACATATGTATGTGATCTCAAGTTTCTGATTTAGAAAACTGTGTAGATTATAGTACCATTTATTAGTGAGATAGTGAACACACTGCTTAAGAGactgatttaaaaggaaaagatgaagttCAGTTTTAGACTGATAGTTTATGATGCAAGGCAAATATCCAAAGAGAGATATTCAGGAGGCAAGTATGTTTAAAGGTCTAGAGTTCAGTAGATGAATCTCAACTTTAGAGGAAGATTGAGAAGTCTTGAGTATATAGGTGGTGATTGTCAAAATCTCCTGAACAAAATTTGTGAACTGAGAAAATAAGGTCCTGAAGAACCCTGTGGAATGGCAACATTTAATGGtcctaaaagagaaaaagaaaccaacagaGGGAAGGAGCAGAATGGATAAAGATCATATGAA
This window of the Desmodus rotundus isolate HL8 chromosome 9, HLdesRot8A.1, whole genome shotgun sequence genome carries:
- the MARCHF1 gene encoding LOW QUALITY PROTEIN: E3 ubiquitin-protein ligase MARCHF1 (The sequence of the model RefSeq protein was modified relative to this genomic sequence to represent the inferred CDS: inserted 1 base in 1 codon; substituted 1 base at 1 genomic stop codon), giving the protein MLGWCEAIARNPHRIPNNTRTPEISGDLADASQTSALNEKSPGRSASRSSNISKASSPTTGTAPRSQSRLSVCPSTQDICRSAILHDMSEDAFEQCTPVVVLSPARKESGKKSVKQRPRRRKRASERYEHAEEQIRGRRNDFHLQISRPRWSELYTDSSDSPSKDESHWIQTKGRAQEKFXLSQRRRNNNKSCGNLGGASVPNGIDLINLGSKGKKQQELIECGSVPLNLWRGKGTRYQECSLSLPRGSFEIKRSSRNHEESKGRSYHRDPRLLHSLRXNDPINKRFSETDSTTEILAGTEGGKYVDDAAFQVNDCLHKPPATYRDGSEHLKVCRICHCEGDEESPLITPCRCTGTLRFVHQSCLHQWIKSSDTRCCELCKYDFIMETKLKPLRKWEKLQMTTSERRRIFCSVTFHVIAITCVVWSLYVLIDRTAEEIKQGNDNGVLEWPFWTKLVVVAIGFTGGLVFMYVQCKAYIQLWRRLKAYNRVIFVQNCPDTAKKQEKSCSCAVNADLKDAVVVPVLQTGPSSLPSADGSPPEVIPV